One part of the Marinobacter sp. M3C genome encodes these proteins:
- the fliS gene encoding flagellar export chaperone FliS — protein sequence MKGLKAYQQINTQTSITDADPHRLIQLLYNGALERINMAKARMQAKDFEGKGKLIIKAIEIIGGLRNFLDFEKGGELSARLEGLYDYMERTLFEANAKNDIAKLDEVASLLHAVKEGWDGIRNEVVAQAQAV from the coding sequence ATGAAAGGTTTAAAAGCATACCAGCAGATAAACACCCAAACCAGCATCACCGATGCCGACCCGCACCGGTTGATTCAGCTGCTGTATAACGGTGCGCTGGAGCGCATCAATATGGCCAAAGCCCGTATGCAAGCCAAAGATTTTGAAGGTAAGGGCAAGCTGATAATCAAGGCTATTGAAATTATTGGAGGCTTACGCAACTTTCTGGACTTTGAAAAAGGCGGCGAGCTATCAGCCAGGCTGGAAGGGTTGTACGATTACATGGAGCGTACTCTGTTCGAAGCCAACGCCAAAAATGACATTGCCAAGCTGGACGAAGTGGCTAGCCTGCTGCACGCCGTAAAAGAAGGCTGGGACGGCATTCGCAACGAAGTGGTTGCCCAGGCCCAGGCTGTTTGA
- the fliD gene encoding flagellar filament capping protein FliD — protein sequence MANISSLGIGSGVLTSDLVDQLVKAERAPADNRFTRQTQQSEAMLSAYGKLRSAVTELRLPMRQLSSAGNLKAFSATSSNEDIGVSVDSAKASRGSYSLDVTSLATAQALASQDVFADRDTTSVGEGKLTIAVGDKTANITIDSSNNSLQGLANAINDAGVGVSAGVIDTGNGFQLVLSADETGTANAMSITAADSDNADGADLSRFAFDASIEAGAGTGFRESIVATDAVMSINGIDVTRSTNSFENVIDGLSFDIKDIGTSTVKVSQDVGAVTDRVQGFVEKFNALQVTIDSLAGFNAEAGVGSLLTGDSTVRALQSQLRQVLTGVVPGLENANVRSLADVGIKTDPNTGTLEFDRSIFETQLKNNPDDVTALFAEQGRTTDGQVEFVRSGLSTQPGRYDINVTQAATRGQLTAGSALASSVDVTDTNDEFALTVNGETTVNLKLTQGTGVTAQALVDDIQAQLNSNAALNASGESVQVSLDSDNKLVFTSGKYGSESNVSISSQEDADAFGLTGASGTTGQNVAGTIGGKVAEGDGQVLFLGSDSGPASGLQVRILGDQTGSRGSINFVQGLGKNTVDLVNSFVGSDGALESRTSSLSRDLREIQENQIKLDIRIESYRERLVKQFSAADSLISQLNNTRDFVTQQLEALAPQNFNK from the coding sequence ATGGCAAATATTTCATCACTGGGAATTGGCTCTGGCGTGTTAACGTCAGACTTGGTAGATCAGTTGGTTAAGGCAGAGCGCGCACCTGCTGACAACCGGTTTACCCGGCAAACCCAGCAGTCAGAGGCGATGCTGTCTGCCTATGGCAAGTTGCGCAGTGCCGTCACCGAGCTGCGCTTGCCCATGCGCCAGCTAAGTTCTGCCGGCAACCTGAAGGCCTTTTCCGCTACCTCATCCAATGAAGATATCGGTGTATCGGTAGACAGCGCCAAAGCCAGTCGCGGCAGCTATAGCCTGGATGTCACCAGCTTGGCCACCGCTCAGGCATTGGCATCGCAAGACGTGTTCGCCGATCGCGACACCACCTCCGTGGGCGAAGGCAAACTGACCATCGCCGTGGGTGACAAAACCGCCAACATCACGATCGACAGCAGCAACAATTCTTTGCAAGGTCTTGCCAACGCTATTAACGATGCGGGTGTGGGTGTGTCCGCCGGCGTTATTGATACGGGTAATGGCTTTCAGTTAGTGCTGTCAGCAGATGAAACCGGTACGGCTAATGCGATGAGCATCACGGCCGCCGACAGCGATAATGCCGATGGCGCCGACCTTTCCCGATTTGCCTTTGACGCCAGTATCGAAGCGGGAGCAGGAACGGGTTTTAGAGAAAGTATCGTCGCTACCGATGCGGTTATGAGCATCAACGGTATTGACGTTACCCGTTCCACCAACAGTTTCGAAAATGTGATTGATGGTCTGTCGTTCGACATCAAGGACATTGGCACTTCCACCGTCAAAGTCAGCCAGGACGTGGGTGCCGTTACCGATCGTGTTCAGGGCTTTGTTGAAAAGTTCAACGCATTGCAGGTCACCATCGATAGCCTGGCGGGCTTTAATGCCGAAGCGGGCGTCGGTAGTCTGTTGACTGGCGACAGCACCGTGCGGGCTCTGCAGAGCCAGCTACGGCAAGTGCTGACCGGTGTCGTGCCCGGGCTGGAAAACGCCAACGTGCGCAGCCTGGCCGACGTGGGCATAAAGACCGATCCGAATACCGGCACTTTGGAGTTTGATCGCAGTATTTTCGAAACCCAGCTCAAGAACAATCCGGACGATGTAACCGCGCTGTTTGCCGAGCAGGGCAGAACGACCGATGGCCAGGTGGAGTTTGTGCGCAGTGGATTGAGCACTCAGCCGGGCCGGTACGATATCAATGTTACCCAGGCGGCTACCCGGGGCCAGCTGACTGCGGGCTCTGCATTGGCATCGTCAGTTGATGTGACGGACACAAACGATGAGTTTGCACTAACGGTCAATGGCGAAACTACGGTAAACCTGAAGCTTACTCAGGGCACGGGTGTTACGGCTCAGGCGCTGGTAGACGACATTCAGGCCCAGTTAAACAGTAACGCAGCCCTGAACGCCTCTGGCGAATCGGTACAGGTGTCGCTGGACAGTGACAATAAGCTTGTATTTACATCCGGTAAATACGGCTCTGAATCCAACGTTAGTATTAGCTCGCAAGAAGATGCTGATGCTTTTGGCCTGACTGGCGCTAGTGGAACCACTGGCCAAAATGTGGCCGGCACCATTGGCGGCAAGGTTGCAGAGGGTGATGGCCAGGTTCTGTTCCTGGGTAGCGATTCCGGTCCGGCATCGGGCTTGCAAGTCCGCATTCTAGGTGACCAGACCGGTTCCCGCGGTTCTATCAATTTTGTCCAGGGCTTGGGTAAAAACACCGTTGATTTGGTGAATAGCTTCGTGGGTTCGGATGGCGCGCTGGAATCCCGCACCAGCAGCTTGAGCCGCGACCTGAGAGAGATTCAGGAAAATCAGATAAAGCTGGATATTCGCATTGAATCCTACCGCGAGCGTTTGGTGAAGCAGTTCAGCGCCGCCGATTCGCTGATTTCGCAGCTCAACAACACCCGCGATTTTGTAACCCAGCAGCTCGAAGCGCTGGCACCGCAGAATTTCAACAAGTAG
- a CDS encoding flagellar protein FlaG, producing MNDVTLNSTDLKLARSGEAVPARALSSSSAEGMRAAGSVANSFAVSQSSAASVKGSPLVGNVNVVQQQTLTAADQATQARELIESQKEQLTSAVSQLNSYVQNVQRDLQFEVDSELGQTIVRVVDQKTQQVIRQIPDELALRLAEKLQQDEPLTLFNIKV from the coding sequence ATGAATGACGTTACCCTGAACAGTACGGATCTGAAACTGGCTCGCTCCGGCGAGGCTGTTCCGGCTCGGGCACTGTCGTCATCTTCTGCTGAAGGTATGCGTGCCGCGGGCTCTGTTGCCAATAGCTTCGCTGTCAGCCAAAGTTCCGCCGCGAGCGTGAAGGGCTCGCCTTTAGTGGGCAATGTGAATGTGGTGCAGCAACAAACTCTGACTGCAGCTGACCAGGCCACACAGGCCAGGGAATTGATTGAATCGCAGAAAGAGCAGCTGACCAGTGCGGTATCGCAACTGAACAGCTATGTTCAGAATGTACAGCGGGATTTGCAGTTCGAGGTAGACAGCGAGTTGGGCCAGACCATCGTAAGAGTGGTGGACCAGAAAACCCAGCAAGTGATTCGGCAAATACCTGATGAGCTAGCGTTAAGGTTGGCAGAGAAATTGCAGCAGGACGAACCGCTGACGTTGTTTAACATCAAGGTATAA
- a CDS encoding flagellin: MALGINTNVASLNAQNQLSKSQGMNDQALQRLSSGLRINSAKDDAAGLAISTRFTSQISGLNVAVRNANDAISLSQTAEGALNEVTNNLQRIRELAVQSANSTNSSYDREALNEEVQQRIEEVNRIAGQTAFNGLKVLDGSFGDAVFQVGANVGETIGLDLNASVRTDAIGGVAQAVSVALSTVIAEGVTAVTGSPATYAIDATNLIADYQSTGTTTAGTSTIEVGTAAAATDSIDINGVKFTFEQGDAAGETVVDANNVTITRDMTTTPLDLATTATALEAGIAAYKADTDAAFTALDDVTASVVSDTLTLTYGADGVPSANDNVIGTASGTLTTTNNLDATTGTTEDTSANRTFTIADPEGNEITVMLNSDITSATDLAGAITSATGYGAATFTAAVDGGNVVLTDASNFAGSFTIGGTNASTITDENVAGSTAAGVAEVTGVAASTVTLAANDLTFQFGDRDALAVAAGTYSTVQSFVDGVNTALGGNANAVLGDDNVLTITSGEAITVAATGGASTVFSTGANAVSGNLQDADVLTVDGANTTIQRVDAALTSISDLRSTFGAIQNRFESTIANLSTSVENLSAANSRILDADFASETAALAKSQVLQQAGISVLAQANARPQQVLSLLQ, translated from the coding sequence ATGGCTCTCGGAATCAACACCAACGTCGCATCACTCAACGCCCAGAATCAGCTGAGCAAGTCACAGGGCATGAACGATCAGGCCTTGCAGCGTCTTTCTTCCGGCCTGCGCATTAACTCGGCTAAAGACGATGCGGCTGGTTTGGCGATCTCTACACGGTTTACCTCGCAAATCTCCGGTTTGAACGTTGCTGTGCGTAACGCCAATGACGCAATCTCTCTGTCGCAGACAGCTGAAGGTGCGCTGAACGAGGTGACCAACAACCTGCAGCGTATCCGTGAACTGGCTGTTCAGTCTGCCAACTCCACCAACAGTTCTTACGACCGCGAAGCACTGAACGAGGAAGTCCAGCAGCGCATTGAAGAAGTAAATCGTATTGCTGGGCAGACTGCTTTCAACGGTTTGAAAGTACTCGACGGCAGCTTCGGTGACGCCGTATTCCAGGTGGGCGCCAACGTGGGTGAAACCATTGGTCTCGATCTTAACGCCAGCGTGCGTACTGATGCTATTGGCGGTGTCGCCCAGGCGGTATCAGTGGCTCTGAGCACAGTGATTGCCGAGGGAGTTACTGCGGTAACGGGCTCGCCGGCAACGTATGCCATTGATGCGACTAACCTGATTGCCGACTACCAAAGCACGGGGACGACAACGGCAGGCACATCGACGATTGAGGTTGGTACGGCTGCTGCTGCTACAGACAGCATTGACATCAATGGGGTGAAGTTTACCTTTGAGCAGGGTGATGCTGCTGGGGAAACTGTTGTTGACGCTAACAATGTCACTATAACCAGAGATATGACGACTACACCGTTGGACTTAGCGACCACTGCCACGGCGCTAGAAGCCGGTATTGCTGCTTACAAGGCCGATACTGATGCCGCCTTTACAGCGCTTGACGATGTTACAGCATCAGTAGTATCCGACACATTGACCCTCACGTACGGTGCTGACGGTGTGCCCAGTGCTAACGACAATGTCATCGGTACTGCTTCCGGCACACTCACCACAACCAACAACCTTGACGCAACAACGGGTACAACTGAAGACACTTCTGCCAACAGGACATTCACAATAGCTGATCCTGAAGGCAACGAAATAACAGTAATGCTCAATAGCGATATCACCTCGGCGACAGATCTTGCCGGCGCGATTACGAGTGCAACCGGTTATGGCGCAGCCACCTTCACGGCCGCGGTTGATGGTGGCAATGTTGTTCTTACTGACGCGAGCAACTTTGCCGGTAGTTTCACAATCGGTGGCACCAACGCTTCGACGATTACAGATGAAAACGTCGCAGGCAGCACTGCAGCCGGTGTCGCTGAGGTAACAGGTGTGGCCGCAAGCACTGTAACCCTGGCCGCCAACGACCTCACCTTCCAGTTTGGTGATCGCGATGCGTTAGCGGTTGCCGCCGGCACCTACAGCACGGTTCAGTCCTTCGTGGATGGTGTGAACACGGCACTGGGTGGTAACGCAAACGCCGTGTTGGGTGACGATAATGTGCTCACCATCACGTCCGGTGAAGCCATCACTGTAGCAGCCACAGGTGGTGCCAGCACCGTCTTTAGCACCGGCGCAAATGCCGTGTCAGGCAACCTTCAAGACGCCGACGTGCTCACTGTGGATGGCGCCAATACGACTATCCAGCGTGTCGATGCGGCGCTGACCTCAATCAGCGACCTGCGCAGCACCTTTGGTGCCATCCAGAACCGCTTTGAGTCCACCATTGCCAACCTAAGCACGTCAGTGGAAAACCTGTCAGCGGCCAACAGCCGTATTCTGGACGCAGACTTCGCCTCGGAAACGGCGGCGCTGGCCAAGTCTCAGGTACTGCAGCAGGCTGGTATTTCGGTTCTGGCTCAGGCCAACGCCCGTCCGCAGCAGGTTTTGTCCCTCCTGCAGTAA
- a CDS encoding flagellin, producing the protein MPQVINTNIASLNAQRNLNASQTQANTALERLSSGLRINSAKDDAAGLAISTRFQAQITGLNMAQRNANDGISLAQTAEGAMDEITNNMQRIRELAVQSANATNSSFDREALNDEVKQRLDEIDRISTQTAFNGLKVLDGTFGTQTFQVGANAGETIGISGLDSRGSQIGGVISRTANLLTQPLGSGAAGELSLDTSGLDLTATITADITLGGEALTVDTSSVANAGTLATAINNAITANGNLTGVTAAASDDGNSIVFSNTTDAAVTAAVTLTDDTGTQVSVTGIDLTPLAAATVTPNPEELFSATDLGTLTLTSDTTVTFDFDDGSTTGSVTAVLAANGSNDINALATAINNQLQTDGLASDLEAVVNGSAIDIQNKTGGTSYSLSSIQAVDNDTPTTINTAGPLTVASGALVGETQALTGDISTLGFNSGVTGSFDVAGTAVNFELAAGANTVASLATAISGQLTADGLTDLSVAVSGNTLEITNSNTGTSYTIANFTAADGGTANGSVTSTTPIDAAAGLTLAQSFESGNSVTFDVDVDGTAFQIEARSLNDIVAKINSLTVETGIRANLNAANESIIFSSPFGESYDVSITSPNLLKADGITPRINEVLNATPANNTVSVNDLAIDTAAGAEETLVAIDYAFDKINGFRAELGALQNRFESTIANLSTTSENLSAANSRIRDADFAAETAELARTQVLQSAGLSVLAQANARPQQVLQLLQG; encoded by the coding sequence ATGCCTCAAGTCATTAATACCAACATCGCGTCGCTGAACGCACAGCGGAATTTGAACGCCTCACAAACGCAGGCGAATACGGCCCTTGAGCGCTTGTCTTCCGGACTGCGCATTAACTCAGCCAAGGATGACGCGGCTGGCCTCGCCATCTCTACGCGCTTTCAGGCTCAGATTACCGGCCTGAACATGGCTCAGCGCAATGCCAACGATGGTATTTCCCTGGCGCAGACGGCCGAAGGTGCCATGGATGAAATCACCAATAACATGCAGCGCATTCGTGAACTGGCGGTGCAGTCAGCCAACGCCACTAACAGCTCTTTCGATCGTGAGGCTCTGAATGATGAAGTCAAGCAGCGGCTTGATGAAATCGACCGCATTTCTACGCAAACTGCGTTCAATGGCTTGAAGGTACTTGATGGTACGTTTGGTACGCAGACTTTTCAGGTAGGTGCCAATGCCGGTGAAACAATTGGCATTAGTGGGCTGGATTCCCGGGGTAGCCAGATCGGGGGGGTCATTTCTCGAACAGCCAACCTGCTTACCCAACCGCTGGGCTCCGGAGCAGCTGGAGAATTGTCCCTCGACACCTCCGGACTGGATCTCACCGCAACGATCACAGCGGACATTACCCTGGGCGGTGAGGCGCTGACCGTCGACACCAGCTCTGTGGCCAATGCGGGCACGCTGGCGACTGCTATCAACAATGCCATTACCGCCAACGGCAACCTGACAGGCGTAACTGCAGCCGCCTCTGATGACGGCAACTCCATCGTGTTTTCCAACACCACTGATGCCGCCGTGACGGCTGCCGTCACCCTCACCGACGACACCGGCACTCAGGTCTCCGTCACCGGCATTGATCTGACTCCGTTAGCAGCTGCCACTGTCACTCCGAATCCTGAAGAGTTGTTCAGTGCGACCGACCTCGGCACACTGACTCTCACATCGGACACAACGGTTACTTTTGATTTCGATGATGGCTCGACAACCGGCAGCGTCACTGCCGTCTTGGCGGCGAATGGCAGTAACGACATTAATGCGTTAGCCACCGCAATCAATAATCAGTTGCAAACGGACGGCCTTGCTAGTGACCTAGAGGCGGTTGTAAACGGTAGTGCCATCGATATTCAAAACAAGACCGGAGGCACCAGCTACAGTCTCTCCAGTATTCAGGCCGTTGATAACGACACGCCCACTACGATCAACACCGCCGGCCCCCTTACCGTGGCCTCTGGTGCCCTAGTAGGTGAAACCCAAGCCCTGACCGGCGATATCTCTACACTGGGTTTCAACTCCGGCGTGACGGGTTCTTTTGATGTCGCCGGAACCGCCGTTAACTTTGAACTGGCAGCCGGAGCCAACACCGTTGCAAGCCTGGCGACAGCAATTTCTGGCCAGCTTACCGCAGATGGACTAACCGACCTGAGCGTAGCTGTAAGCGGTAACACTCTTGAAATAACCAACAGCAACACCGGCACCTCCTACACTATCGCGAACTTCACCGCTGCTGACGGCGGCACAGCAAACGGCTCTGTCACCAGCACGACTCCCATCGATGCCGCCGCAGGGCTGACACTCGCCCAAAGCTTTGAAAGCGGCAACAGCGTCACGTTTGACGTCGACGTTGATGGAACAGCGTTTCAGATTGAGGCACGGTCACTCAATGATATCGTCGCGAAAATCAACTCACTGACCGTAGAGACCGGCATTCGCGCCAACCTAAACGCTGCCAATGAAAGTATCATTTTTTCCTCCCCGTTTGGTGAAAGCTACGACGTCTCGATTACAAGCCCCAATCTTCTCAAAGCGGATGGCATAACGCCCCGCATCAACGAGGTCCTGAATGCGACGCCCGCAAACAACACCGTCTCCGTGAACGATCTCGCAATCGACACCGCCGCTGGCGCCGAAGAGACCCTGGTTGCGATCGATTACGCCTTCGACAAGATCAACGGCTTCCGGGCGGAACTGGGCGCCCTACAGAACCGCTTCGAGTCCACCATTGCCAACCTGAGTACCACCTCTGAGAACCTGTCGGCCGCTAACAGCCGGATCCGCGACGCGGATTTTGCAGCAGAAACAGCGGAACTGGCCCGCACCCAGGTACTTCAGTCAGCAGGCCTGTCGGTGCTGGCCCAGGCCAATGCGCGGCCGCAGCAGGTATTGCAGTTGCTGCAGGGTTAA
- a CDS encoding type II toxin-antitoxin system HicB family antitoxin, translating into MNSNVMKYKGQVGSIEHDLEQGVLYGKLLFISDLVTYEAENLRGLEAEFKTSVGEYLADCESMGILPNKPFKGSFNIRIGRDLHQKLAMKAADEGLGLNEAVQRAVEKFVVPQ; encoded by the coding sequence ATGAATAGCAATGTCATGAAATATAAAGGGCAGGTTGGCTCTATAGAGCATGATTTAGAGCAGGGTGTGCTCTACGGAAAGCTTCTTTTTATAAGCGATCTGGTGACTTATGAAGCAGAAAACCTGAGAGGCCTGGAGGCAGAGTTCAAGACCTCCGTGGGCGAATACTTGGCGGATTGTGAAAGCATGGGTATTTTGCCGAACAAGCCTTTCAAGGGATCATTTAATATCCGAATCGGACGGGACTTGCATCAGAAGCTGGCGATGAAAGCTGCGGATGAGGGGCTTGGATTAAATGAAGCTGTTCAGAGAGCCGTTGAAAAATTCGTAGTTCCACAATAG
- a CDS encoding plasmid pRiA4b ORF-3 family protein produces MTKKSNNLYQIKVSLIGAQPPIWRRLLIDPDTTFQDLHRIIQLAMGWQVSHLHLFQAQDGTLLGDLAEDEDSMLNVEDESAVAVSSLLAREGQALMYEYDFGDSWEHEVKLEKILPSDQEEPLPRCIKAVRQCPPEDVGGLPGFYEFLGAMEDATHPEHAAMREWRGGEWFDPEYVNLNQINEDLHERHALFAQYAYDEPPMAAIDFCGLSPNQMHELLQSPFNCPAVFKPLFNAEVVNQVLDTAPVVRMAKVLIAAMEGKGIRLTSKGNLPLKQVQAMIQAGGEEIVFPMARFGKARSEEHVLGVHLTRVLLELVGFTKTEKGHLLLKKTAQTRLAKKGWLTFYRDIFSTALSQLNWAWIDNREGMEGVQYVAPFCFWLLSEKGDQWRPVHEYLADMLKAFPQLPRGAQPSAYISEEQQAKWALDARMLELYRILGLIERNPEQAEFREADKQMMRRTTLFEGMFVRA; encoded by the coding sequence GTGACGAAAAAAAGTAACAATCTCTACCAAATCAAAGTCTCACTCATCGGCGCCCAGCCACCCATCTGGCGCCGATTACTGATTGATCCAGACACAACCTTTCAGGATCTTCACCGCATCATCCAGCTGGCCATGGGCTGGCAGGTGTCGCACCTGCATTTGTTCCAGGCTCAGGATGGCACGCTTCTAGGCGACCTGGCCGAAGACGAAGACAGCATGCTGAACGTAGAGGACGAATCCGCCGTAGCGGTCTCCAGCCTGCTGGCTAGAGAAGGGCAGGCGCTGATGTACGAGTATGACTTTGGCGACAGTTGGGAGCATGAAGTAAAGCTGGAAAAGATCCTGCCGAGCGATCAAGAAGAGCCACTGCCCCGTTGCATCAAAGCCGTGCGGCAGTGCCCGCCAGAGGATGTTGGCGGGTTACCGGGCTTCTATGAATTTCTCGGAGCCATGGAAGACGCCACTCATCCCGAGCACGCTGCGATGCGGGAATGGCGTGGCGGCGAGTGGTTCGACCCCGAATATGTGAACCTGAATCAGATCAACGAAGACCTTCATGAACGCCATGCCCTGTTTGCTCAATACGCTTATGATGAACCGCCGATGGCAGCCATCGATTTCTGCGGCCTTAGCCCTAACCAGATGCATGAACTTCTGCAAAGTCCCTTCAATTGCCCCGCAGTATTCAAACCACTATTCAACGCAGAAGTCGTGAACCAGGTGCTCGATACCGCGCCGGTTGTCCGCATGGCAAAAGTGTTGATCGCCGCCATGGAAGGAAAAGGCATTCGCCTGACCAGCAAAGGCAACCTGCCTTTGAAGCAGGTTCAAGCCATGATTCAAGCCGGTGGCGAGGAGATTGTTTTTCCCATGGCCAGATTTGGCAAAGCACGGTCAGAGGAACACGTTCTGGGTGTCCACCTTACCCGCGTGCTGCTGGAGCTTGTCGGTTTTACAAAAACCGAAAAAGGCCACCTGCTGCTGAAAAAAACAGCGCAAACCCGCCTGGCGAAAAAGGGCTGGCTGACATTTTATCGGGACATCTTCTCCACAGCGCTGTCACAGTTAAACTGGGCCTGGATAGATAACCGTGAAGGCATGGAAGGAGTGCAATATGTTGCCCCGTTCTGTTTCTGGTTGCTGTCAGAAAAAGGTGACCAGTGGCGGCCGGTGCACGAATATCTGGCTGACATGCTTAAAGCCTTTCCGCAGTTGCCTCGTGGTGCCCAGCCCAGCGCTTACATAAGTGAGGAGCAGCAGGCCAAATGGGCGCTAGACGCTAGAATGCTGGAACTTTACCGAATACTCGGCCTGATAGAGCGAAACCCGGAGCAGGCCGAGTTTCGGGAAGCAGATAAACAAATGATGCGACGAACGACGTTGTTTGAAGGAATGTTTGTGCGGGCGTAA
- a CDS encoding BrnA antitoxin family protein → MSKTSKTDWKRLTEMEDDAIDTSDISELDDKFFQNAELLIPAKQPVTLRIDEDVLVWFKAQGRGYQTRINKLLRHYMESQVTKR, encoded by the coding sequence ATGAGCAAAACATCTAAGACAGACTGGAAGCGATTGACCGAAATGGAAGACGATGCAATCGACACCAGCGATATTTCCGAGCTAGATGATAAATTTTTTCAGAACGCCGAACTTCTCATTCCAGCAAAACAGCCGGTGACTCTGCGAATCGATGAAGATGTGCTGGTCTGGTTTAAGGCGCAGGGACGAGGGTACCAGACTCGCATTAATAAATTGTTGAGGCATTACATGGAGAGTCAGGTTACGAAGCGCTGA
- a CDS encoding BrnT family toxin, with the protein MYFEWDDSKNAANISKHGIDFRDAIDMFNHPMLTAIDECFMYGEERWTAIGLMREMVGVVVYTERRESVVRIISARKATRREVRLYEQNI; encoded by the coding sequence ATGTATTTTGAGTGGGATGACTCGAAGAACGCGGCCAATATCAGTAAACACGGAATAGACTTCAGAGATGCGATTGATATGTTCAATCACCCTATGCTGACAGCGATTGATGAGTGCTTTATGTACGGGGAAGAGCGATGGACAGCGATCGGGTTAATGCGTGAAATGGTTGGCGTCGTCGTTTATACGGAGAGGCGTGAGAGCGTGGTGCGAATAATTTCTGCCCGAAAAGCGACCAGACGAGAGGTGAGGTTATATGAGCAAAACATCTAA
- a CDS encoding type II toxin-antitoxin system RelE/ParE family toxin — protein sequence MNIIRQSKTFKSWLKKLKDPMGVISIARRIERAENGNFGDTKSVGDFVNEMRIQTVPGYRLYYIQDGDRVYFLLVGGDKASQNKDIELAKRMAAELQK from the coding sequence ATGAACATTATTCGCCAAAGCAAAACATTCAAAAGCTGGCTGAAGAAGCTGAAAGACCCGATGGGCGTTATCAGCATTGCGCGCCGAATTGAGCGGGCTGAAAATGGCAACTTTGGCGACACCAAAAGTGTTGGCGATTTTGTTAACGAGATGCGTATCCAGACCGTGCCAGGCTACCGGCTGTATTACATCCAGGATGGCGACAGGGTGTATTTCTTACTGGTTGGTGGTGATAAGGCCAGCCAGAATAAAGATATCGAACTGGCCAAGCGCATGGCGGCTGAGCTGCAAAAGTAA
- a CDS encoding addiction module antidote protein yields the protein MAINQEAYKKHGFTPFDITEFLDNDEVIAAYLSEVIEDGDNDELLRALGHVARARGMTEIAGATGLSRESLYKALKPGASPRFDTINRVLHALGVHLQAVPPPVGKQNFRR from the coding sequence ATGGCTATCAACCAAGAAGCGTACAAAAAACACGGTTTCACACCTTTCGATATCACTGAGTTCCTTGATAACGATGAGGTTATCGCGGCTTACTTGTCTGAAGTCATCGAGGATGGCGATAACGATGAACTGCTGAGGGCTCTGGGGCATGTTGCCCGCGCCAGAGGTATGACTGAGATTGCTGGCGCTACCGGGCTGAGCAGAGAGAGCCTTTACAAAGCTCTGAAGCCGGGCGCAAGTCCGCGCTTTGACACCATAAACCGCGTTTTGCACGCCTTGGGCGTTCATTTGCAGGCGGTGCCACCTCCTGTTGGTAAGCAAAACTTTAGGCGTTAG